The following coding sequences lie in one Stenotrophomonas rhizophila genomic window:
- a CDS encoding ion channel, whose product MAIARTTKWLAIARRHPSAWLLAVQLLGVLLYPAMDEAGASRAVFGAFGIAVLGLALWVVRRSPLGMWLALLLAIPAVVFSIAGALLDRPTLTTTAQLLECLLYFYTAGSLTAYMLQDHKVTRDELFAAGATFTLLAWAFAFAFSVCQQWYPGSFLATSESELRTWMELLYLSFSLLSGVGLSDVVPVHPQARALVMLEQFAGVMYVALVVSRLVGLTMIKRVQS is encoded by the coding sequence ATGGCAATCGCACGTACCACCAAGTGGCTGGCCATCGCACGGCGGCATCCGTCGGCGTGGTTGCTGGCCGTGCAGTTGCTGGGCGTGCTGCTGTACCCGGCGATGGACGAAGCCGGGGCCAGCCGCGCGGTGTTCGGTGCGTTCGGCATCGCCGTGCTCGGCCTGGCCCTGTGGGTGGTGCGGCGCAGCCCGTTGGGCATGTGGCTGGCGCTGCTGCTGGCCATCCCGGCGGTGGTCTTCTCCATCGCCGGGGCACTGCTCGACAGGCCCACCCTCACCACCACCGCCCAGTTGCTGGAATGCCTGCTGTACTTCTATACCGCCGGCAGCCTGACCGCCTACATGCTCCAGGACCACAAGGTCACCCGCGACGAACTGTTCGCGGCCGGGGCAACGTTCACCCTGTTGGCTTGGGCATTCGCGTTCGCCTTCTCGGTCTGCCAGCAGTGGTACCCGGGCAGTTTCCTGGCCACCAGCGAGAGCGAATTGCGCACCTGGATGGAGCTTCTTTATCTCAGCTTCAGCTTGCTGTCCGGGGTGGGTTTGAGCGACGTGGTGCCGGTGCATCCGCAAGCACGCGCACTGGTCATGCTGGAGCAGTTCGCAGGCGTGATGTACGTGGCTTTGGTGGTCTCGCGACTGGTCGGATTGACCATGATCAAGCGTGTACAAAGCTGA
- the thiC gene encoding phosphomethylpyrimidine synthase ThiC — protein MNAALSSLQQQAQQLSESVTRPIPGSRKIHVPGSRSDLQVPMREIVLTRTPTLFGGEENAPVTVYDTSGPYTDPNARIDLSCGLPPLRAGWVAERGDTELLHGLSSSFGRARETDARLDAVRFPSRLQPRRAVAGANVTQMHYARRGIITPEMEFVAIRENQRIEAIRDAALLRQHPGESFGASIPARITPEFVRDEIARGRAVLPNNINHPESEPMIIGRNFLTKINANIGNSAVSSGIAEEVEKLVWAIRWGGDTVMDLSTGKHIHETREWILRNSPVAIGTVPIYQALEKVDGRAEELTWEIFRDTLIEQAEQGVDYFTIHAGVLLRYVPLTAKRVTGIVSRGGSILAKWCLAHHKENFLYTHFEDICEIMKAYDVTFSLGDGLRPGCIADANDAAQFGELETLGELTRIAWKHDVQTMIEGPGHVPMQLIKENMDKQLRECGEAPFYTLGPLTTDIAPGYDHITSAIGAAMIGWYGTAMLCYVTPKEHLGLPNRQDVRDGIMAYRIAAHASDLAKGHPGAQVRDNALSKARFEFRWEDQFHLGLDPEKAKEFHDETLPKDAHKLAHFCSMCGPHFCSMKITQDVRDYAAEHGLSEQDAIEEGMADKSAQFRDLGAQVYRQE, from the coding sequence GTGTATGACACATCTGGCCCGTATACCGATCCGAATGCGCGCATCGACCTCTCCTGCGGCCTGCCGCCGTTGCGGGCCGGCTGGGTGGCCGAGCGGGGCGATACCGAACTGCTGCACGGCCTGAGCTCCAGCTTCGGGCGGGCGCGCGAAACCGACGCACGCCTGGACGCGGTGCGTTTTCCGTCGCGGCTGCAGCCGCGCCGTGCGGTGGCCGGCGCCAACGTCACCCAGATGCACTACGCACGGCGCGGCATCATCACCCCGGAAATGGAATTCGTGGCCATCCGCGAGAACCAGCGCATCGAGGCCATCCGCGATGCCGCGCTGCTCAGGCAGCATCCCGGGGAGTCTTTCGGCGCGTCCATCCCCGCGCGCATCACGCCCGAATTCGTGCGCGACGAAATCGCCCGCGGCCGCGCGGTACTGCCCAACAACATCAACCACCCGGAAAGCGAGCCGATGATCATTGGCCGCAACTTCCTGACCAAGATCAACGCCAACATCGGCAACAGCGCGGTGTCGTCGGGCATCGCCGAGGAAGTGGAAAAGCTGGTGTGGGCGATCCGCTGGGGCGGCGACACGGTGATGGACCTCTCCACCGGCAAGCACATCCACGAAACCCGCGAGTGGATCCTGCGCAACTCGCCGGTGGCGATCGGCACCGTGCCGATCTACCAGGCGCTGGAGAAGGTGGATGGGCGCGCCGAGGAACTCACCTGGGAGATCTTCCGCGACACGCTGATCGAACAGGCCGAGCAGGGCGTGGATTACTTCACCATCCACGCCGGCGTGCTGCTGCGCTACGTGCCGCTGACCGCCAAGCGCGTGACCGGCATCGTCTCGCGCGGTGGCAGCATCCTGGCCAAGTGGTGCCTGGCCCACCACAAGGAGAACTTCCTCTACACGCACTTCGAGGACATCTGCGAGATCATGAAGGCCTACGACGTGACCTTCTCGCTCGGCGACGGCCTGCGCCCCGGCTGCATTGCCGATGCCAACGATGCCGCCCAGTTCGGTGAGCTGGAAACCCTCGGCGAGTTGACCAGAATCGCCTGGAAGCACGACGTGCAGACCATGATCGAAGGCCCGGGCCACGTGCCCATGCAGTTGATCAAGGAGAACATGGACAAGCAGCTGCGCGAATGCGGCGAGGCGCCGTTCTACACGCTGGGGCCGCTCACCACCGACATCGCGCCGGGCTACGACCACATCACCAGCGCGATCGGTGCGGCCATGATCGGCTGGTACGGCACCGCGATGCTTTGCTATGTCACGCCGAAGGAACACCTGGGCCTGCCCAACCGCCAGGACGTGCGCGACGGCATCATGGCCTACCGCATCGCCGCGCATGCCTCGGACCTGGCCAAGGGCCACCCCGGCGCGCAGGTGCGTGACAACGCACTGAGCAAGGCGCGCTTCGAGTTCCGCTGGGAAGACCAGTTCCACCTTGGCCTGGACCCGGAGAAGGCCAAGGAATTCCACGATGAAACCCTGCCCAAGGACGCGCACAAGCTGGCGCACTTCTGTTCGATGTGCGGCCCGCACTTCTGCTCGATGAAGATCACCCAGGACGTGCGCGACTATGCCGCCGAACACGGTCTGTCCGAACAGGACGCGATCGAGGAGGGCATGGCCGACAAGTCGGCGCAGTTCCGGGACCTCGGCGCGCAGGTCTACCGGCAGGAATGA